Proteins encoded within one genomic window of Rubripirellula tenax:
- a CDS encoding C25 family cysteine peptidase has translation MTTSRILFGLAHLILFQTWMLGSARAVDTIVVCAESFQPDLQPWLEHRRGEGMTISVVASSSDVHQVRRSIREAADDSTRYVVLVGDAPVIGSPCDPAKCIPINYWPTTVTAKWGSTPTLSSDLSYGDFDDDGVPEAVVGRMPVDTPVELQQAIKRIIAYEASDDFGDWRNEVQLVCGMGGFGMMADAAIESVTRSVITGVLPMATRTNVAYASEGHPFCPVRQPFTESVLANYRSGARFWVYAGHGQVTELDRFPQTEDGIPVLDPTSAARLDCRAAASPIAVLLACYTGAMDAPDDSIAESMWLAKGGPIAVIAGSRVTMPYGNTTAAMGLIDGVFDQRLPRLGDAWLSTLGDMHRETEPDPANSRMMIDALATMISPAGTVLSDERREHMLLYNLIGDPTLTMHHPQTIKLNVPASHQAGDNVVVGWSSPVSGEVKIRIDRPLGAATKGDANDTTVASIQTQALAGKQMIMAFKLPLDTIGPLIVRVSVAGEYSWAAGATQTIMRAP, from the coding sequence ATGACCACTTCGCGAATCCTTTTCGGACTAGCGCATTTGATCCTGTTTCAAACCTGGATGCTGGGTTCGGCCCGTGCCGTCGACACGATTGTCGTTTGCGCTGAATCGTTCCAGCCAGATCTGCAACCCTGGCTAGAACATCGTCGGGGCGAAGGCATGACAATTTCAGTCGTCGCGTCGTCGTCGGACGTCCACCAAGTCCGTCGATCGATTCGCGAAGCGGCGGACGATTCGACCCGCTACGTCGTGCTGGTTGGGGATGCACCGGTGATCGGCAGTCCGTGCGACCCGGCCAAGTGTATCCCGATCAATTATTGGCCGACAACGGTCACGGCAAAATGGGGATCCACGCCGACGCTATCGAGCGACCTGAGCTACGGCGACTTCGACGACGATGGAGTTCCCGAAGCGGTGGTGGGACGGATGCCGGTCGACACGCCTGTTGAATTGCAGCAAGCGATCAAGCGAATCATCGCCTACGAAGCCAGTGATGATTTTGGCGATTGGCGAAACGAAGTTCAGTTGGTTTGCGGCATGGGCGGGTTCGGCATGATGGCCGACGCAGCGATCGAGTCCGTCACGCGAAGCGTCATCACCGGCGTTCTGCCTATGGCAACGCGAACCAATGTGGCTTACGCCAGCGAAGGGCATCCGTTTTGTCCGGTTCGACAACCGTTCACCGAATCGGTGCTTGCGAACTATCGCTCCGGTGCAAGGTTTTGGGTCTATGCCGGGCACGGTCAAGTGACTGAATTGGATCGGTTCCCGCAAACCGAAGACGGGATTCCGGTGCTGGACCCAACCAGCGCGGCGCGGCTGGATTGTCGCGCCGCTGCATCACCGATCGCGGTGCTGTTGGCGTGTTACACCGGCGCGATGGACGCGCCCGATGACTCGATCGCCGAGTCAATGTGGTTGGCCAAGGGTGGGCCGATCGCTGTCATCGCCGGCAGTCGTGTGACGATGCCCTATGGAAATACAACCGCGGCGATGGGGCTGATCGACGGCGTGTTTGACCAGCGATTGCCGCGACTTGGCGACGCTTGGCTAAGCACGCTCGGGGACATGCATCGCGAAACGGAGCCCGATCCGGCGAACTCGCGAATGATGATCGACGCGCTGGCGACGATGATCAGTCCGGCCGGAACGGTGCTTTCCGACGAACGCCGCGAACACATGCTGCTTTATAACCTGATCGGCGATCCCACCCTGACCATGCATCATCCGCAAACGATCAAGTTGAATGTCCCGGCAAGCCACCAAGCCGGTGACAATGTGGTCGTAGGTTGGAGCAGTCCCGTTTCGGGCGAGGTGAAAATCCGCATCGACCGACCGCTCGGTGCGGCGACAAAGGGCGACGCCAATGACACGACGGTCGCCAGCATTCAGACCCAAGCGTTGGCCGGCAAGCAAATGATCATGGCTTTCAAGTTGCCGCTGGATACTATCGGGCCACTGATCGTGCGAGTGTCGGTGGCGGGCGAATACTCGTGGGCGGCGGGCGCGACGCAAACGATCATGCGAGCACCTTAG
- the pdxA gene encoding 4-hydroxythreonine-4-phosphate dehydrogenase PdxA produces the protein MPQELDSHSERRPRIAISVGDVAGVGPELAIQCAQMPAVTQRCQPILYGPQNVLVRAADHLGIALTAEIHDVGELDAASVVPGQFNAATGRTSFEAFDKAITDAIRGDVAGIVTGPIQKEAWHAAGIRFPGHTEVLADRTGIADACMMLTSNIISCVLVTVHIPLADVAEALSTESILRAIHLGASALGRREKRPARVTVCGLNPHAGENGLISHGEETAMIIPAIESARAAGIAVTGPLPPDTAFTPSNRDRTDVYVCMYHDQGLIPLKALAFDDAVNVTLGLPIVRTSVDHGTAMDIAWQGKVNRTSMLAAIDMAIDLSDG, from the coding sequence ATGCCACAAGAACTCGATTCCCATTCGGAACGTCGACCGCGCATCGCGATCTCGGTTGGTGATGTTGCCGGGGTAGGCCCCGAATTGGCGATCCAGTGCGCCCAAATGCCGGCGGTGACCCAGCGCTGCCAACCCATTCTATACGGCCCGCAAAACGTTCTCGTACGTGCCGCGGATCACTTGGGCATCGCGTTGACAGCGGAGATTCATGACGTCGGGGAACTGGACGCGGCGAGCGTTGTTCCCGGACAGTTCAATGCCGCCACCGGCCGCACGTCGTTCGAAGCGTTCGACAAAGCGATTACCGATGCGATCCGTGGCGATGTCGCGGGAATCGTGACGGGTCCGATCCAAAAAGAAGCCTGGCACGCAGCCGGAATCCGTTTCCCCGGCCACACCGAAGTGTTGGCCGATCGCACGGGAATCGCCGACGCGTGCATGATGTTGACCAGCAACATCATTTCCTGCGTTCTGGTGACGGTACACATCCCGTTGGCAGATGTGGCAGAAGCACTTTCGACGGAATCGATACTGCGCGCGATTCACTTGGGCGCGTCCGCGTTGGGGCGACGCGAGAAACGACCGGCGCGCGTGACCGTTTGCGGACTCAACCCACACGCCGGCGAGAACGGGTTGATCAGCCACGGCGAAGAAACCGCGATGATCATTCCGGCGATCGAATCGGCACGCGCCGCTGGTATCGCCGTCACTGGTCCGCTACCGCCCGACACCGCGTTCACGCCATCTAACCGCGATCGCACCGATGTCTACGTTTGCATGTATCACGATCAAGGTCTGATACCGCTGAAGGCACTTGCGTTCGACGACGCCGTTAACGTGACCCTTGGGCTGCCGATCGTGCGGACCAGCGTCGACCACGGCACGGCGATGGACATCGCATGGCAAGGCAAGGTGAATCGAACAAGTATGTTGGCGGCCATCGACATGGCGATCGACTTGTCCGATGGTTGA
- a CDS encoding DUF6798 domain-containing protein, whose translation MTKPTTLASQNDVTHPSVLAPTCLLVLLFFVYAGDAAPMINEAHYLVKAKNFWQPDWCQYDLFASSGKAHATYYVALGWLTKFVSLETTAWVGRLIGWCLVATGLARLCRALFRNRWASIVVAIVWMAGVEYGNLAGEWVIGGTEAKVPAYGFVLMGLAELVHRRWNRVWVYLGAASAFHVLTGGWSVVAAMLAWCLTERNRDDRYPFWTTGLFVGGGLSLFGLVPAIALSMGVTDAESIAAAKIYSYFRIRHHLLPADFDGWWYVRHGITLVISSAGIAIFLRQSRKLQRLYAFALGAVLIAGGGLVVGSLPAAMPDLAAKLLRFYWFRLSDAIVPLILGVLVMQAIIDQRTWLRSTGFGLFLIAMGLVGFSVHDRTRIPVPPSTDNRTLGWDADASAETQASTFTDWLKVCYWAKQSTPASEVFLTPRHQQTFKWYAERAEVVNWKDVPQDAKSLFEWDRRFADVFPTRLGTIRVTIGYRALRDYRDRYGVRFMIVDRRVVGEDLPLVRVYPLQSEDNPTYAVYELPR comes from the coding sequence ATGACGAAACCAACGACGCTCGCGTCCCAGAACGATGTGACACACCCGAGCGTCCTTGCGCCGACGTGCCTGCTTGTGTTGCTTTTTTTCGTCTACGCCGGCGACGCCGCACCGATGATCAACGAGGCGCACTATTTGGTGAAGGCCAAGAACTTCTGGCAACCCGATTGGTGCCAGTACGATCTGTTTGCTTCGTCGGGTAAAGCCCATGCCACTTACTATGTCGCACTGGGTTGGTTGACGAAGTTCGTATCGCTGGAAACGACCGCATGGGTTGGTCGTTTGATCGGATGGTGTTTGGTGGCAACGGGATTGGCTCGACTTTGCCGAGCGTTATTTCGCAATCGTTGGGCATCGATCGTCGTCGCCATCGTCTGGATGGCGGGCGTCGAGTACGGCAACCTGGCCGGTGAATGGGTGATTGGCGGCACCGAAGCAAAAGTACCGGCGTACGGATTTGTCTTGATGGGCTTGGCCGAATTGGTTCATCGTCGGTGGAATCGAGTTTGGGTGTATCTGGGGGCCGCGTCCGCGTTTCACGTTCTGACCGGCGGTTGGTCGGTCGTCGCGGCTATGTTGGCGTGGTGTTTGACCGAGCGAAATCGGGACGACCGATACCCGTTCTGGACAACAGGCTTGTTCGTCGGCGGCGGCTTGTCGCTGTTCGGTTTGGTGCCGGCGATCGCGTTGTCGATGGGCGTTACCGATGCCGAGTCCATCGCGGCGGCGAAAATCTATTCCTACTTTCGGATTCGCCATCACTTGTTGCCCGCCGATTTTGATGGGTGGTGGTATGTACGGCATGGCATCACGCTAGTGATATCGTCCGCCGGCATCGCGATCTTCTTACGACAGTCACGAAAACTGCAACGACTGTATGCGTTCGCCCTTGGCGCCGTTTTGATTGCCGGCGGTGGCTTGGTCGTCGGATCATTGCCCGCGGCGATGCCCGACTTGGCGGCGAAACTGCTTCGTTTTTACTGGTTTCGATTGTCCGATGCGATCGTTCCGCTGATTCTGGGCGTGTTGGTGATGCAGGCAATCATCGATCAACGCACGTGGTTGCGAAGCACGGGATTCGGCTTGTTTCTGATCGCCATGGGATTGGTCGGATTCAGCGTCCACGATCGAACGCGAATTCCCGTGCCGCCGTCGACCGACAATCGAACCTTGGGATGGGACGCCGACGCGAGTGCGGAAACGCAGGCATCAACGTTTACCGACTGGTTGAAGGTCTGTTATTGGGCAAAACAATCGACGCCCGCAAGCGAAGTCTTTCTGACGCCTCGCCATCAGCAGACGTTTAAATGGTATGCCGAGCGGGCCGAGGTCGTGAACTGGAAAGATGTTCCGCAGGACGCGAAGAGTCTGTTCGAATGGGACCGACGATTCGCGGATGTGTTTCCGACGCGATTGGGAACGATCCGCGTGACGATCGGTTACCGAGCCTTGCGGGACTACCGAGACCGCTATGGCGTCCGGTTCATGATCGTTGATCGCCGCGTCGTTGGCGAAGATCTGCCATTGGTGCGAGTCTATCCGCTGCAAAGCGAAGACAATCCGACATACGCGGTCTATGAACTTCCCCGATAG
- a CDS encoding CPBP family intramembrane glutamic endopeptidase — protein MQKIIRLFWNANERRLRSFWRLAIHVVSLIAGLIVLMVITQVFVALIDEVDYLAYISCQAILQNIIVVVLVVFACVWPDRRPITALGLRLDNRWWANLGYGFTLGAALMTVIFLIELRMGWITVEPTDASTGGLIAGQAFWILAMLFVGFGEEILSRGHHFKNLCEGLRFLGLGSSLVIASVLSSLFFAMLHFFNPGSSIVSILAVTLAGVMFCIARVTTGSLAAPIGMHFAWNYFQGGVFGFPVSGNQVGGSLLYTTQLGNPIMTGGDFGPEAGVLGILAIVLAMAAFAYWPKTEQPALANAIELTRPPHRKASTSVGSELI, from the coding sequence ATGCAGAAAATCATCCGACTGTTTTGGAATGCGAACGAGCGAAGACTTCGGAGTTTTTGGAGACTCGCGATCCACGTCGTTTCGTTGATTGCCGGACTGATCGTGTTGATGGTGATCACCCAAGTGTTTGTGGCGTTGATCGACGAAGTGGATTATTTGGCGTACATCTCTTGCCAAGCGATTCTGCAGAACATCATCGTCGTGGTGTTGGTTGTGTTTGCTTGTGTGTGGCCCGACCGCCGACCGATCACAGCACTCGGTTTGCGTCTGGACAATCGATGGTGGGCGAATCTGGGTTACGGATTCACGCTCGGCGCCGCACTGATGACGGTGATCTTTTTGATCGAATTGCGGATGGGATGGATCACGGTCGAACCGACAGATGCATCGACAGGCGGCCTGATTGCCGGACAAGCGTTTTGGATTCTGGCGATGTTGTTTGTCGGCTTCGGCGAAGAAATCCTATCACGCGGTCACCACTTCAAGAATCTATGCGAAGGCTTGCGTTTCCTCGGACTCGGCAGCAGCCTGGTGATCGCGTCGGTGTTGTCGTCGCTTTTTTTCGCGATGCTTCACTTCTTCAACCCCGGTTCGTCGATCGTCAGCATTTTAGCGGTCACTTTGGCGGGCGTGATGTTTTGCATCGCACGAGTGACCACGGGCAGCTTGGCGGCGCCGATCGGAATGCACTTCGCGTGGAACTATTTTCAAGGCGGCGTGTTCGGGTTTCCCGTCAGCGGAAACCAGGTCGGCGGCAGTCTGCTTTACACGACACAGTTGGGTAATCCGATCATGACCGGCGGTGATTTTGGCCCCGAGGCTGGCGTCCTTGGTATCCTAGCCATTGTTTTGGCCATGGCTGCGTTTGCGTACTGGCCGAAGACCGAACAACCTGCACTCGCCAACGCGATCGAATTGACTCGACCACCGCATCGCAAGGCATCGACGTCGGTTGGAAGTGAACTGATTTGA
- a CDS encoding sulfatase family protein, translating to MIQKLLASCFLFFAVASVWADRPHIVLVMADDQGWGEMGYNGHPILKTPHLDAMAANGIRFDRFYAGAPVCSPTRAAVLTGRTNDRTGVLSHGYALRRQEHTLAKMLRDSGYVTGHFGKWHLNGYRGPGVPILDSDDHNPGEFGFDHWLSVTNFFDQDPMLSRRGKFEEFTGDSSEVVVDEALKFIRRQVRANQASFTVIWFGTPHSPFKALEADQADFKDLNSQSRHHYGELVALDRSIGSLRAGLKQLDADANTLVWYCSDNGGLPKIEPATTGELRGYKGDVFEGGLRVPAIIEWPAVITQPSITKYPASVVDIVPTLLEITGTAHSAPQRPADGISLLPLIRGEASRRDQPIGFRFGKATAWIDDEWKLVSQNFAAGKFQLYNLMKDPKETTDLSASQPEALARLQTSWRAWNVSVEASFDGADYDENSVDPNEPEPRFWKDAEEYRPYLDRFRQRWEYSELTKPNKR from the coding sequence GTGATTCAAAAACTACTTGCTTCTTGCTTCCTCTTTTTCGCAGTTGCGAGCGTTTGGGCAGACCGTCCACACATTGTGTTGGTGATGGCAGACGACCAAGGCTGGGGGGAAATGGGCTACAACGGACACCCGATCCTGAAGACACCTCACTTGGACGCGATGGCAGCCAACGGGATTCGATTTGATCGGTTCTATGCCGGAGCGCCCGTCTGTTCACCGACACGTGCGGCCGTGCTGACCGGACGCACCAACGATCGCACCGGAGTCCTCAGCCACGGATACGCCCTTCGCCGCCAAGAGCACACCCTTGCCAAGATGCTTCGCGATTCGGGCTATGTCACCGGGCACTTCGGAAAATGGCATCTCAACGGATACCGAGGTCCCGGTGTACCGATTCTGGACTCCGATGATCACAATCCCGGTGAATTTGGTTTTGATCATTGGTTGTCAGTCACGAATTTCTTCGACCAGGATCCGATGCTCTCGCGGCGAGGCAAGTTCGAAGAGTTCACGGGGGATTCTTCCGAAGTCGTCGTCGACGAAGCGTTGAAATTTATCCGTCGCCAAGTGCGTGCGAACCAGGCATCGTTCACCGTGATCTGGTTCGGCACTCCGCACAGCCCGTTCAAGGCCTTGGAAGCCGACCAGGCGGATTTCAAAGATCTGAATTCTCAGTCACGACACCACTACGGCGAACTGGTGGCACTCGACCGCAGCATTGGTTCGCTTCGGGCGGGGCTAAAACAACTCGACGCCGATGCCAACACGCTGGTCTGGTACTGCAGCGACAATGGCGGACTTCCAAAGATCGAACCGGCGACAACCGGTGAACTGCGCGGCTACAAGGGTGACGTATTCGAAGGGGGCCTGCGTGTACCAGCGATCATCGAATGGCCGGCCGTCATCACCCAGCCCAGCATCACGAAGTACCCCGCCAGCGTCGTCGATATCGTCCCAACGCTGCTGGAGATCACGGGAACAGCCCACTCTGCCCCCCAGCGACCCGCCGACGGAATCAGCCTACTGCCATTGATTCGTGGCGAAGCATCCCGTCGCGATCAACCGATCGGATTTCGATTCGGCAAAGCGACTGCCTGGATCGACGACGAGTGGAAACTGGTTTCACAGAACTTCGCCGCGGGGAAATTCCAACTCTACAACCTGATGAAAGATCCCAAGGAAACAACTGACCTGTCCGCAAGCCAACCCGAAGCACTGGCTCGTTTGCAAACCAGTTGGCGAGCATGGAACGTATCGGTCGAAGCCAGCTTTGACGGCGCCGACTATGACGAAAATTCGGTCGACCCGAATGAACCCGAACCACGATTTTGGAAAGACGCCGAAGAATACCGGCCCTATCTGGATCGATTTCGACAGCGTTGGGAATACAGCGAATTGACGAAACCGAACAAACGATGA
- a CDS encoding CBS domain-containing protein has translation MSTVLTASEIMRRSLVTLAPEDDVFTSVARLLKDNISGAPVIDDKGNYLGVFSEKCSIAALTTAVEAAREVGLHVVQVREFMTRNLVTLSADMCVFDAIDHILSRRISGAPVLDDRGNYAGIFSEKTAMRVLASALLDHLPGTNVGAYMNLDRNRIISEDDMLLDVAYKFQKTPYRRLPVLRGERLAGQVSRRDVLKAEHRLANEVVSQAGTSTNELVLAAATPKFVGDFMDRAALTAAPSTDLLGITQMFLNSPYRRLPIVTDEKLVGQVSRRDLLGAAAKIMKPIKPKLRAETLYLSTVAKSAPPMTR, from the coding sequence ATGTCGACCGTTCTTACAGCATCCGAAATCATGCGCCGATCACTCGTGACGCTTGCACCCGAGGATGACGTGTTTACGAGCGTCGCACGACTGTTGAAGGACAACATTTCGGGTGCGCCGGTGATCGACGACAAGGGCAACTACCTGGGTGTCTTCAGCGAAAAGTGTTCGATCGCGGCACTCACGACAGCCGTCGAAGCGGCTCGCGAGGTCGGCTTGCATGTGGTCCAGGTTCGCGAGTTCATGACACGCAACTTGGTCACGTTGTCGGCCGACATGTGTGTTTTCGATGCGATCGATCACATTCTTTCGCGACGCATTTCGGGTGCACCGGTACTGGATGACCGAGGAAATTATGCGGGCATCTTTTCCGAAAAAACCGCAATGCGAGTTTTGGCATCGGCGCTGCTAGATCACTTACCAGGAACGAATGTGGGTGCCTACATGAATCTGGATCGCAATCGAATCATCAGCGAAGACGACATGCTGTTGGATGTCGCATACAAATTTCAAAAGACGCCGTATCGGCGGTTGCCGGTGTTGCGGGGAGAACGGCTTGCGGGGCAGGTCAGTCGCCGCGACGTCTTGAAAGCTGAACATCGCTTAGCCAACGAAGTCGTTTCGCAGGCAGGTACATCGACCAACGAACTCGTCCTGGCGGCGGCAACACCGAAGTTTGTCGGCGACTTCATGGACCGAGCGGCGTTGACGGCGGCGCCGAGCACCGATCTTTTGGGCATCACGCAAATGTTTTTGAATTCGCCCTATCGTCGATTGCCGATCGTGACTGACGAAAAATTGGTCGGCCAAGTTAGCCGCCGCGACCTGTTAGGCGCGGCAGCGAAGATCATGAAGCCGATCAAACCCAAACTTCGCGCCGAAACGCTTTACCTGTCGACCGTCGCGAAATCCGCGCCACCAATGACTCGATAA